In Colwellia sp. PAMC 20917, a single genomic region encodes these proteins:
- the tusD gene encoding sulfurtransferase complex subunit TusD, with translation MKKLAFVITTPPNSNLTATAINMVIAALKSDINVVGVFFYQDGVLNGSQHLALPNDEYQAHRQWQQLHSDYDIPLHLCATAAEKRGLSDDINDGQTATIHQAFTLSGLGELVELNVNADRLIQL, from the coding sequence GTGAAAAAACTCGCCTTTGTTATTACCACCCCGCCCAACAGTAACTTAACGGCTACTGCTATTAATATGGTTATCGCTGCGTTAAAGAGTGATATTAACGTTGTTGGCGTATTTTTTTATCAAGACGGTGTTTTAAATGGTAGCCAGCACCTTGCACTGCCTAATGACGAATACCAAGCCCACCGACAATGGCAACAATTACATTCTGACTATGATATTCCTTTACACTTATGTGCGACCGCAGCAGAAAAGCGTGGGCTAAGTGATGATATTAATGATGGTCAAACCGCTACTATTCATCAGGCATTTACCTTATCGGGTCTAGGTGAGTTAGTAGAATTGAATGTCAACGCTGATCGTTTAATTCAACTGTAA
- the tusC gene encoding sulfurtransferase complex subunit TusC: protein MSQAKKSVAIVNASAPFSAANAKDSLDVALIFGSYEQAISLYFQGDGVYQLIAKQQPEFIQQKDFLKTLAALKFYDIENIYVCQHSLTQRGLANDFSIENVAVLDRAEFSISLHQHQSILRF from the coding sequence ATGTCTCAAGCCAAAAAATCAGTTGCTATCGTTAATGCCAGTGCCCCCTTTTCAGCAGCAAATGCTAAAGATTCTCTTGATGTTGCCCTTATTTTTGGCTCTTATGAACAAGCCATTAGTTTGTATTTTCAAGGTGATGGCGTTTATCAATTAATAGCCAAACAACAACCTGAATTTATTCAACAAAAAGACTTTTTAAAAACGTTAGCGGCATTAAAGTTTTATGATATTGAAAATATTTATGTTTGCCAACATTCACTGACTCAACGTGGCTTGGCTAACGATTTTTCTATTGAAAACGTAGCCGTACTTGACCGTGCAGAGTTCTCGATATCATTACACCAACATCAATCAATATTAAGGTTTTAA
- the tusB gene encoding sulfurtransferase complex subunit TusB has translation MSMLHLVRTSAFQTSDFEQCLDVIQVNDTIVLLDDGCYNLSHDLWQQALSKIALPALYIVEAHAQARAITIDKEKINTLSLDALMTLICATEKSVTWQ, from the coding sequence ATGAGTATGCTTCACTTAGTGCGCACATCCGCTTTTCAAACAAGCGACTTTGAACAATGCCTTGACGTAATACAAGTAAATGACACTATCGTGCTACTTGATGATGGTTGCTATAACCTTAGTCATGATTTATGGCAACAAGCCTTAAGTAAAATAGCGCTGCCCGCGCTTTATATTGTTGAAGCGCACGCACAAGCAAGAGCTATAACAATTGATAAAGAAAAGATAAACACTTTATCACTCGATGCATTAATGACATTGATTTGTGCAACAGAAAAATCGGTAACTTGGCAGTGA
- a CDS encoding TusE/DsrC/DsvC family sulfur relay protein has product MAVSLLFNEQEIATDKQGYLVNFKDWHTDLAQIIADKDQLLLTEQHFEVIRFVREFYLTYNTSPAIRALTKAMKAEFGEEKSSSRYLYRLFKEGPAKQATKYAGLPKPARCI; this is encoded by the coding sequence TTGGCAGTGAGTTTACTTTTCAATGAGCAAGAAATCGCCACCGACAAGCAAGGTTATTTAGTTAACTTTAAAGACTGGCATACAGATTTAGCGCAGATAATTGCGGATAAAGACCAATTGCTATTAACGGAGCAACACTTTGAAGTTATACGCTTTGTTAGAGAGTTCTACCTGACTTACAATACGTCCCCGGCAATAAGAGCGTTAACAAAAGCGATGAAAGCAGAATTTGGCGAAGAAAAATCAAGTAGTCGGTACTTATATCGATTATTCAAAGAAGGGCCAGCAAAACAAGCAACAAAGTATGCTGGTTTACCCAAACCAGCACGCTGTATTTAA
- the ydiJ gene encoding D-2-hydroxyglutarate dehydrogenase YdiJ has protein sequence MSQSLPSLEHQELIAPLYQKFSQELGNSQYSGEINCQYSARLAVATDNSIYQQLPQLVLHPRSKQDVQLISQLSSTPKYQSIKFSARGGGTGTNGQSLTPGIVVDLSKYMNRILEINIEENWIRVEAGVIKDQLNDYLRPHGFFFSPDLSTSSRATIGGMINTDASGQGSLVYGKTSNHVLALESVLANGDFLSTSPMSIEEAEELAQQNSSYGHIVKQVLASCRDNRALILEKFPRLNRFLTGYDLENVFNDDLSQVDISRLITGSEGSLAFVCEAKLNLTPILKAKTLIVIKYDSFDSALRHSPALVEAKATSVETIDSKVLNLAKQDIVWHSVRDLITDVDSKVMDGINIVEYNGTSIEALADQVAQLTARLDSDISNNTGVIGYQVTTDLSSINKLYGMRKKAVGLLGNTAGSQKPLAFAEDTAVPPENLADYIVEFRALLDSYGLHYGMFGHVDAGVLHVRPALDMCDPEQEKLLREISDKVVTLTAKYGGLMWGEHGKGYRSEYSPKFFGEHLFTELRKIKSAFDPHNKMNPGKICTPLESSEKLVSVDDTKRGFYDRQIPITVKDSFSSALDCNGNGLCFNYDVDSPMCPSSKVTRDRRHSPKGRAGLMREWLRLLEAKGVDILSLEENIQHWSVKRLLDKIKNRFSAHQKEDFSHEVMEAMQGCLACKACASQCPVKVDVPDFRARFVNLYHSRYFRPLKDHLVANVETLTPLMAKSPKLINSVLSQKWYDKFSRATIGYIDTPILSVPTLAKQVREKNYQSFDLAYLQGLNKEQQASHVLIVQDPFTSFYDANVVEAMMALIEKLGFTPILLPFKPNGKPQHVKGFLAKFAKTAKNTAEFLNELHQLNIPMVGLDASLTLCYRDEYKQTLGDKRGDFHVLLAHEWLLTVIEHKNTKIALSSLTGDKPVAPYKLFAHCTEKTALAGSEGQWREIFKLFGLTLENVSVGCCGMAGTYGHEQVNFENSKMLFEMSWQDKLAKLEAKQVLVTGYSCRSQTKRLGNMQTRHPVEALLSAFE, from the coding sequence ATGTCTCAGAGCTTACCTTCATTAGAACATCAAGAACTTATCGCTCCACTGTATCAAAAGTTTTCTCAGGAGCTTGGTAACAGTCAATATAGCGGTGAAATTAATTGCCAATATAGTGCTCGGCTAGCGGTTGCTACCGACAACAGCATTTATCAACAATTACCACAATTGGTTTTACATCCTCGAAGTAAGCAAGACGTACAATTGATCAGTCAATTGTCTTCAACGCCAAAGTATCAAAGTATTAAGTTTAGTGCGCGTGGCGGTGGAACTGGCACCAATGGACAAAGCTTAACGCCAGGCATTGTCGTTGACTTGTCAAAATATATGAACCGTATTTTAGAAATTAATATTGAAGAAAACTGGATACGTGTTGAAGCGGGCGTTATCAAAGATCAATTAAATGATTATTTACGTCCACACGGTTTTTTCTTTTCTCCAGATTTATCAACCAGTAGCCGTGCAACTATTGGTGGCATGATTAATACGGATGCTTCCGGACAAGGCTCTCTGGTCTATGGCAAAACCTCTAATCATGTTTTAGCCCTAGAATCGGTTTTAGCCAATGGTGACTTTCTGTCAACATCTCCGATGTCCATTGAGGAAGCGGAAGAACTCGCGCAACAAAATAGCAGTTACGGTCATATTGTTAAACAAGTACTTGCCTCATGTCGTGACAACCGAGCCTTGATTTTAGAAAAATTTCCCCGTTTAAATCGTTTTTTAACAGGTTATGATCTAGAAAATGTTTTTAACGATGATTTAAGCCAAGTTGATATTTCTCGTTTGATCACCGGTTCAGAAGGTTCGTTAGCCTTTGTTTGTGAGGCAAAACTCAACTTAACGCCAATTTTAAAAGCTAAAACACTGATTGTAATTAAATATGACAGTTTTGATTCTGCGCTGCGCCATTCACCGGCACTTGTAGAAGCTAAAGCGACTTCAGTTGAAACCATTGATTCAAAAGTCTTAAATTTAGCCAAACAAGATATTGTCTGGCATTCGGTGCGTGATTTAATCACCGATGTTGACAGCAAAGTCATGGACGGTATTAATATTGTTGAGTACAACGGCACCAGTATTGAAGCGTTAGCCGATCAGGTTGCACAATTAACAGCACGTTTAGATAGCGACATTAGCAATAATACCGGTGTTATTGGCTATCAAGTGACCACTGATTTAAGCAGTATCAATAAACTTTATGGTATGCGAAAAAAAGCCGTTGGCCTGTTAGGCAACACAGCAGGTAGTCAAAAACCATTAGCTTTTGCCGAAGATACTGCTGTGCCACCCGAAAACTTAGCGGATTACATTGTTGAGTTTCGCGCATTACTCGATAGTTATGGTTTGCACTACGGCATGTTTGGTCATGTTGATGCGGGTGTTTTACATGTCCGTCCAGCACTCGATATGTGCGATCCTGAACAAGAAAAGTTGCTCCGCGAAATCTCTGATAAAGTCGTAACATTAACCGCTAAATATGGTGGTTTAATGTGGGGTGAACATGGCAAAGGTTATCGCAGCGAATACAGTCCAAAATTTTTCGGTGAACATTTATTTACTGAACTAAGAAAAATTAAAAGTGCTTTCGACCCGCATAATAAAATGAATCCAGGTAAAATTTGTACGCCACTTGAATCGAGTGAAAAACTAGTCTCGGTTGACGACACTAAACGGGGTTTCTATGACCGGCAAATACCTATAACGGTAAAAGATTCATTTAGTTCAGCGCTCGACTGTAATGGCAATGGCTTGTGTTTCAATTATGATGTAGACAGCCCAATGTGTCCTTCAAGCAAGGTAACGCGTGACCGAAGGCATTCGCCGAAAGGTAGAGCAGGCTTGATGCGTGAGTGGTTACGTCTTTTAGAAGCTAAGGGTGTCGACATTCTTAGTTTAGAAGAAAATATTCAGCATTGGTCTGTAAAACGTTTATTAGATAAGATAAAAAATCGTTTTTCAGCACATCAAAAAGAAGATTTTTCTCACGAAGTGATGGAAGCGATGCAAGGCTGTTTAGCCTGTAAAGCTTGTGCGAGTCAATGCCCTGTAAAAGTAGATGTTCCAGATTTTAGAGCACGCTTTGTTAACTTATATCATTCAAGATACTTCCGTCCGTTAAAAGATCACTTAGTCGCTAATGTAGAAACATTAACACCATTAATGGCCAAATCTCCGAAATTAATAAATTCGGTATTATCCCAAAAATGGTACGACAAATTTTCACGAGCAACGATTGGTTATATTGATACTCCGATACTTTCTGTACCTACCTTAGCAAAGCAAGTCAGAGAAAAAAATTATCAATCCTTTGACCTTGCTTATTTACAAGGACTCAATAAAGAGCAACAAGCGAGTCATGTGCTGATCGTTCAAGACCCGTTTACTTCTTTTTATGATGCTAACGTCGTTGAAGCTATGATGGCATTAATTGAAAAGTTAGGTTTTACCCCAATATTATTACCGTTTAAACCTAATGGTAAACCGCAGCACGTAAAAGGATTTTTAGCTAAATTTGCAAAGACAGCTAAAAATACCGCTGAATTTTTAAATGAACTTCATCAGTTAAATATACCTATGGTCGGTTTAGATGCTTCATTAACGCTTTGCTATCGCGACGAATATAAACAAACGCTTGGTGATAAGCGTGGCGATTTTCACGTGCTGTTAGCCCATGAATGGTTATTAACGGTTATAGAACATAAGAATACTAAAATAGCACTTTCATCACTAACGGGTGATAAACCAGTGGCGCCTTATAAATTATTTGCACATTGTACTGAGAAAACGGCATTAGCCGGTAGTGAAGGGCAATGGCGTGAGATATTCAAGTTATTTGGTTTGACACTTGAAAACGTCTCTGTGGGCTGTTGTGGTATGGCTGGTACTTACGGACATGAGCAAGTAAATTTTGAAAACTCGAAAATGTTATTTGAAATGAGTTGGCAAGATAAGTTAGCTAAATTAGAGGCTAAACAAGTCTTAGTGACTGGCTACTCCTGTAGAAGCCAAACAAAGCGTTTAGGAAACATGCAGACTCGTCATCCTGTGGAAGCGTTATTATCAGCTTTTGAGTAA